Proteins encoded in a region of the Sterolibacterium denitrificans genome:
- a CDS encoding Yip1 family protein, protein MKIATISRMPFSSKAVWPEIAKVDSQVARLFLLLVLPLSLLPPAMIYLAGSHYSDAFIQGLESRSWSSIAVIFFLGEILSVSLMGWLIHQAADNWHGKISYRNAYLLATIAPIPLWLSSLGLLVASLAVNVALSFVALCLSCALIYQGVRALCAVKEDIEAATITQVVFGAGMLVWGLLLSLVMLPV, encoded by the coding sequence ATGAAGATCGCCACCATTTCCAGAATGCCCTTCTCCTCCAAAGCCGTCTGGCCGGAGATCGCGAAGGTAGATTCGCAAGTCGCCCGCCTGTTCCTGTTGCTGGTTCTGCCGCTTTCGCTGCTGCCGCCCGCCATGATCTATCTTGCCGGCAGCCATTACAGCGACGCCTTCATCCAGGGCCTGGAGAGCAGATCCTGGAGCAGCATCGCCGTCATTTTCTTTCTTGGCGAAATCCTCTCGGTCAGCCTGATGGGCTGGCTGATTCACCAGGCAGCCGATAACTGGCATGGCAAGATCAGCTACCGCAACGCCTATCTGCTCGCCACCATTGCGCCGATCCCGCTGTGGCTCTCATCCTTGGGTCTGCTGGTCGCCAGCCTCGCAGTGAATGTGGCGCTGTCCTTCGTCGCGCTCTGCCTGTCGTGCGCCCTGATCTACCAAGGCGTGCGCGCGCTGTGCGCCGTCAAGGAAGACATCGAGGCGGCCACCATCACCCAGGTGGTCTTCGGTGCCGGCATGCTCGTCTGGGGTTTGCTGCTGTCGCTGGTGATGCTGCCGGTCTGA
- a CDS encoding MarR family winged helix-turn-helix transcriptional regulator, translated as MAETSDLTKEDYQRLAHFRYRLRCFLRLSESLCQESGITPLQYQLLLQLKGGLGREWASIGELAEQLQAKHHGVVALVDRCVKAGMVERRAGREDRRQVEVHLLPAGDRLVRRIAMLHQDELKLLREEFAAPGWLPAQ; from the coding sequence ATGGCTGAAACATCGGATCTGACGAAAGAGGACTATCAGCGGCTGGCGCATTTTCGTTATCGCCTGCGCTGTTTTTTGCGGCTCAGCGAATCCTTGTGCCAGGAAAGCGGCATCACGCCGCTGCAGTATCAGTTGCTGCTGCAGTTGAAGGGCGGTTTGGGGCGGGAGTGGGCAAGCATCGGCGAGCTGGCCGAGCAGTTGCAGGCCAAGCATCATGGCGTCGTGGCGCTGGTCGATCGCTGCGTGAAAGCCGGCATGGTCGAACGCCGCGCGGGGCGCGAGGATCGCAGGCAGGTGGAGGTGCATTTGCTGCCCGCAGGAGATCGACTGGTGAGGCGCATTGCCATGCTGCATCAGGACGAGCTGAAACTGTTGCGTGAGGAATTCGCCGCGCCCGGCTGGTTGCCGGCGCAGTGA
- a CDS encoding NTP transferase domain-containing protein — protein sequence MPPPASQPDPFLFGEFPVAEAVGILLAHSLNLRPTDDGTPALRLRKGHLLTAGDVAMLQAAGIATVSGARLGPEVIAENPAAASVAALLAGPHSAPRTAVGGRCNLHATQAGILVVDGERVIRANLLAETVAIGTLPPWSQVRKGQVIATVKIVPAAIARRTLAACSEILAVPPLRVAPLHPRRAALIVTQLPEQRAPSPAAIIEVTRQRLASLHSRLALELHCRHTEPAIAAAIRQAKAAGCDLILISGAAGTKDRRDLVPRAIIAAGGRIERFGMPVEPGNMLLLARLGELPLLVLPGCARSRRLNGLDWVLQRLIANLPLDAEAIASMGVGGLIRQQPGAFRDSLSDTAGNPADTESPLPRLPMAARRPQPPRVAALILAAGTSQRMGEQHKLLAEIDGIPLVLRAVNAALASNASSVTLITGKCGEEIAALAGGDNPRLTRVHNPDYAAGMASSLCLGIRSLPDDAEAVLVLLADMPHVNAAHLDRLIEAYGQYLERAPIIVPLHAGRRGNPALWPRRFFPQILTLTGDQGARSLLQQHHHEVITLDMNDPAVLMDIDTPQDLASLKNHPGVSPDPGYKEKRDTP from the coding sequence ATGCCGCCCCCCGCCTCCCAACCAGACCCGTTTCTCTTCGGTGAATTTCCCGTTGCAGAAGCGGTCGGCATCCTGCTCGCCCACAGTCTGAATCTGCGGCCGACGGACGACGGCACACCAGCGCTGCGTCTGCGCAAGGGACATTTGCTCACGGCCGGCGATGTGGCGATGCTGCAGGCCGCCGGCATCGCCACCGTCAGCGGCGCGCGGCTCGGCCCGGAAGTCATTGCCGAAAATCCTGCCGCCGCCAGCGTGGCAGCGCTTCTCGCCGGGCCGCATAGCGCGCCGCGCACGGCCGTCGGTGGGCGCTGCAATCTGCATGCCACGCAGGCCGGCATTCTGGTCGTCGACGGCGAACGCGTGATCCGTGCCAATCTCCTGGCCGAAACCGTTGCCATCGGCACGCTGCCGCCCTGGTCCCAGGTACGCAAGGGACAGGTCATCGCCACGGTGAAGATCGTTCCGGCCGCCATCGCGCGCCGGACGCTGGCCGCCTGCAGCGAAATTCTCGCCGTGCCGCCCCTGCGGGTTGCGCCGCTGCATCCCAGACGGGCCGCCCTGATCGTCACCCAATTGCCCGAACAGCGCGCACCATCGCCCGCCGCCATCATCGAGGTGACGCGGCAGCGCCTGGCCAGCCTGCACAGCCGGCTGGCCCTGGAACTGCATTGCCGGCATACGGAACCGGCCATTGCTGCCGCCATTCGCCAGGCAAAAGCCGCCGGTTGCGATCTGATCCTGATCAGCGGCGCGGCCGGCACCAAGGATCGGCGGGATCTCGTGCCTCGCGCCATCATTGCGGCCGGCGGCCGGATCGAACGCTTCGGCATGCCGGTCGAGCCCGGCAACATGCTGCTGCTTGCACGCCTCGGCGAATTGCCGCTGCTGGTGCTGCCCGGCTGCGCCCGCTCGCGGCGCCTCAATGGCCTGGACTGGGTATTGCAGCGCCTGATCGCCAATCTGCCGCTGGATGCCGAAGCAATCGCCAGCATGGGCGTCGGCGGCCTGATTCGCCAGCAGCCCGGCGCATTCCGCGACTCACTCAGCGATACTGCAGGCAACCCTGCGGATACCGAATCGCCTCTGCCCCGTCTGCCGATGGCTGCGCGCCGTCCGCAGCCGCCCAGGGTTGCCGCGCTGATCCTGGCCGCCGGCACATCGCAGCGCATGGGTGAGCAGCACAAGCTGCTAGCAGAGATCGACGGCATTCCACTGGTACTGCGCGCCGTCAATGCCGCCCTGGCCTCGAACGCCAGCTCGGTCACGCTGATCACCGGCAAATGCGGCGAAGAAATTGCTGCCCTCGCCGGCGGCGACAACCCGCGTCTCACCCGCGTCCACAATCCGGATTACGCCGCAGGCATGGCCAGCTCGCTGTGCCTGGGCATCCGCAGCCTGCCCGACGATGCCGAAGCCGTGCTGGTGTTGCTGGCCGACATGCCGCATGTCAATGCCGCCCATCTCGATCGACTGATCGAGGCTTACGGCCAGTACCTGGAGCGCGCTCCCATCATCGTCCCACTCCATGCCGGACGGCGCGGCAATCCGGCGCTCTGGCCGCGCCGTTTTTTCCCGCAGATCCTGACTTTGACCGGCGACCAGGGCGCGCGCAGCCTGTTGCAGCAGCACCACCACGAAGTCATCACGCTCGACATGAATGATCCGGCCGTACTCATGGACATCGACACGCCGCAGGATCTCGCCAGCCTGAAAAATCATCCTGGCGTTTCGCCGGATCCCGGCTATAAAGAAAAGCGTGACACCCCGTGA
- the efp gene encoding elongation factor P, producing the protein MKTAQEIRTGNVIMVGADPMVVLKSEYNKSGRNAAVVKMKMKNLLTGSGTETVYKADDKFEVVVLERKEVTYSYYAEPSYVFMDADYNQYEVDAENMGDALNYLEDGMACEVVFYNGKAISTELPTSVVREITYTEPGVKGDTSGKVMKPAKIGTGFEISVPLFVDIGDKIEIDTRTGEYRNRVK; encoded by the coding sequence ATGAAAACCGCACAGGAAATCCGTACCGGCAACGTCATCATGGTCGGCGCCGACCCGATGGTGGTGCTGAAGTCCGAGTACAACAAATCCGGCCGCAACGCTGCCGTGGTCAAGATGAAGATGAAGAACCTGCTCACCGGTTCGGGCACCGAAACGGTGTACAAGGCCGATGACAAGTTCGAAGTGGTGGTTCTCGAACGCAAGGAAGTCACTTACTCCTACTACGCCGAACCGTCCTATGTCTTCATGGACGCCGACTACAACCAGTACGAAGTCGATGCCGAGAACATGGGCGATGCCCTCAACTACCTGGAAGACGGCATGGCCTGCGAAGTGGTTTTCTACAATGGCAAGGCCATCTCCACCGAACTGCCGACCTCGGTGGTGCGTGAAATCACCTACACCGAGCCCGGCGTCAAGGGCGATACCTCCGGCAAGGTCATGAAACCGGCCAAGATCGGTACCGGCTTCGAAATCTCGGTACCGCTGTTCGTGGACATCGGCGACAAGATCGAAATCGACACCCGCACCGGCGAATACCGCAACCGCGTGAAATAA
- the earP gene encoding elongation factor P maturation arginine rhamnosyltransferase EarP, giving the protein MPQKRWDIFCNVIDNYGDIGVCWRLARQLVAEHGLRVRLWVDELASFQPLCPELDPAQPQQYLHGVDIRRWPAAFPPFEPGDVADVVIEAFACELPQNYLAAMAERGRPAIWINLEYLSAERWTRDCHGLASPHPRLPLTKYFFFPGFDGASGGLLRETRLLERRDAWQADPAAANNRLGLPAPDPEQLTISLFCYENPALPALLQTWAAGGQPVRCLVPQGRALEQASAILGRPNLQAPDSHRHGQLSLHALPFVRQEDYDLLLWSCDLNFVRGEDSFARALWAGRPLVWQLYPQAEAAHLPKLQAFLDLYCLGLPTAAATALRDFWQAWNTVNTADAADSLAAGSAWQSYARHLSEYATHARSWSKQQAAQPDLASRLVSFCENLL; this is encoded by the coding sequence ATGCCGCAAAAACGCTGGGATATTTTCTGCAACGTCATCGACAACTATGGCGACATTGGCGTCTGCTGGCGACTGGCGCGCCAGTTGGTGGCCGAACACGGTTTGCGGGTGCGCTTGTGGGTGGATGAGCTCGCCAGCTTCCAGCCACTCTGCCCCGAACTCGATCCGGCACAACCGCAACAATATTTGCACGGCGTCGATATCCGCCGCTGGCCAGCGGCCTTTCCTCCTTTCGAGCCGGGCGATGTTGCCGACGTCGTCATCGAAGCCTTCGCCTGCGAGCTGCCGCAGAACTATCTTGCCGCCATGGCCGAACGCGGCAGGCCGGCGATCTGGATCAACCTGGAATACCTGAGCGCCGAGCGCTGGACCCGCGATTGCCACGGACTCGCCTCGCCGCACCCGCGCCTGCCGCTGACCAAATATTTCTTCTTTCCCGGCTTCGACGGCGCCAGCGGCGGTCTGTTGCGCGAAACCCGGCTACTGGAGCGACGCGACGCCTGGCAAGCCGATCCGGCAGCGGCCAACAATCGGCTCGGCCTGCCCGCCCCGGATCCGGAACAGCTCACCATCTCACTGTTCTGCTACGAAAATCCGGCACTGCCCGCTTTGCTCCAGACCTGGGCGGCAGGCGGGCAACCGGTGCGTTGCCTGGTGCCGCAAGGCCGCGCGCTGGAACAAGCCTCGGCCATACTCGGCAGGCCGAACTTGCAGGCGCCGGATAGCCATCGCCATGGGCAGCTCAGCCTGCATGCCCTGCCCTTCGTCCGCCAGGAAGACTACGACCTGCTGCTCTGGAGTTGCGATCTCAACTTCGTGCGCGGTGAAGATTCCTTCGCGCGCGCGCTGTGGGCCGGTCGGCCGCTGGTCTGGCAGCTCTACCCGCAGGCCGAAGCGGCGCATCTGCCCAAACTGCAGGCTTTTCTCGATCTTTACTGCCTTGGCCTGCCGACGGCCGCCGCCACCGCCCTGCGCGACTTCTGGCAAGCCTGGAACACGGTCAACACTGCAGACGCTGCGGACAGCCTGGCTGCCGGATCGGCCTGGCAGTCCTACGCTCGACATCTGAGCGAGTACGCAACTCACGCCAGAAGCTGGAGCAAACAGCAAGCCGCACAACCGGATCTGGCCAGCCGTCTGGTGTCTTTTTGTGAAAATTTGCTATAA
- the gloA gene encoding lactoylglutathione lyase has product MRLLHTMIRTGNLERSIEFYTQVLGMRLLRRKDYPEGRFTLAFVGYGDEEAHTAIELTYNWGVDSYELGTAFGHLAIEVADVYQAVEEIRRKGGRVVREAGPMQGGATVIAFVEDPDGYRIELIGRKTA; this is encoded by the coding sequence ATGCGACTGCTGCATACGATGATCAGAACCGGCAATCTCGAGCGTTCCATCGAGTTCTACACCCAGGTGCTGGGCATGCGCCTGCTGCGGCGCAAGGATTATCCCGAAGGGCGGTTTACCCTGGCCTTCGTCGGTTATGGCGATGAAGAGGCGCATACGGCCATCGAGTTGACGTACAACTGGGGTGTCGACAGCTATGAGCTGGGTACTGCTTTCGGTCATCTGGCCATCGAAGTGGCGGATGTTTATCAGGCCGTCGAGGAGATTCGCCGCAAGGGCGGCCGGGTCGTGCGTGAAGCCGGACCGATGCAGGGCGGCGCGACGGTGATTGCTTTCGTGGAAGATCCGGACGGCTACCGTATCGAGCTGATCGGCAGGAAGACTGCCTGA
- a CDS encoding rhomboid family intramembrane serine protease has protein sequence MLANLPPLTRILIIANILVFLAQGLFGPALIAWFGLWPLPVPGFAGYPSFLPWQLLSYGFLHGGLTHLLFNMFALYMFGSELERVFGSRRLFNLYFVSIVVGGLTQLLVLSGTDGVPVPTVGASAGVFGLLLAFGLFFPRRTLVLLFPPIPLPAWLFVTLYGLLELLLGVFSSQSGVAHFAHLGGMLGAWLVIRQWARRR, from the coding sequence ATGCTTGCCAATTTGCCGCCGCTGACACGGATTTTGATCATTGCCAATATCCTGGTTTTTCTTGCCCAGGGATTGTTCGGCCCCGCGCTGATTGCCTGGTTCGGCCTCTGGCCGCTGCCGGTGCCCGGTTTTGCCGGCTATCCTTCCTTTCTGCCCTGGCAACTGTTGAGTTACGGCTTTCTGCATGGCGGGCTGACGCATCTGTTGTTCAACATGTTTGCCCTGTACATGTTCGGCAGTGAGCTCGAGCGCGTATTTGGCAGCCGGCGCCTGTTCAACCTGTATTTCGTCAGCATCGTCGTCGGCGGCCTGACGCAACTTCTGGTCTTGAGCGGCACGGATGGCGTGCCGGTGCCTACCGTCGGCGCTTCTGCCGGCGTTTTTGGCTTGCTGCTGGCTTTCGGCCTGTTTTTCCCGCGTCGCACGCTGGTTTTGCTGTTTCCGCCGATTCCGCTGCCAGCCTGGCTGTTCGTCACGCTGTATGGATTGCTGGAATTGCTGCTGGGCGTTTTTTCCAGCCAGTCGGGGGTGGCGCACTTTGCCCACCTGGGCGGCATGCTGGGTGCCTGGCTGGTAATCCGTCAATGGGCCAGAAGACGCTGA
- the lepA gene encoding translation elongation factor 4, which translates to MQHIRNFSIIAHIDHGKSTLADRIIQFCGGLSDREMEAQVLDSMALERERGITIKAQTAALRYKARDGQIYNLNLIDTPGHVDFSYEVSRSLSACEGALLVVDASQGVEAQTVANCYTAIELGVEVVPVLNKIDLPAANPDGARQEIEDVIGIDATDAILASAKTGQGVEDIIEAVIARMPPPQGDPAASLKALIIDSWFDSYVGVVMLVRVVDGMLRPKDRIRLMAGGSTHLCEQVGVFTPKSQAREQLSAGEVGFVIAGIKDIKVAKVGDTITRVDLPAAEPLAGFKEIKSQVFAGLYPVEPNEYDSLRDSLEKLKLNDASLNYEPEVSQALGFGFRCGFLGLLHMDIIQERLEREFDQNLITTAPTVVYQVILRDGTELFVENPSKLPDVGKIAETREPIITATIFVPEEYLGAVITLCEQKRGSQVNLQYRGRQVQLTYEMPMAEVVMDFFDRLKSVSRGYASLDYEFKEYRAADVVKLDVLINGDKVDALSAIVHRLNAQSRGRALAAKMRELIPRQMYDVAIQAAIGANIVARETIKALRKNVLAKCYGGDITRKKKLLEKQKAGKKRMKQVGSVEIPQEAFLAVLRVNDK; encoded by the coding sequence ATGCAGCATATCCGCAACTTTTCCATCATTGCCCACATCGACCACGGCAAATCCACCCTGGCCGATCGCATCATCCAGTTTTGCGGCGGCCTGTCCGATCGGGAAATGGAAGCCCAGGTGCTCGATTCCATGGCGCTCGAACGCGAGCGCGGCATCACCATCAAGGCGCAGACGGCCGCGCTGCGCTACAAGGCGCGTGATGGCCAGATCTACAACCTGAACCTGATCGATACGCCGGGTCATGTCGATTTCTCCTATGAAGTGAGCCGCTCGCTGTCGGCCTGCGAAGGCGCCTTGCTGGTCGTCGATGCCTCGCAGGGCGTGGAAGCGCAGACCGTGGCCAACTGCTACACGGCGATCGAGCTGGGCGTCGAAGTGGTGCCGGTGCTCAACAAGATCGATCTGCCGGCGGCCAATCCGGATGGCGCGCGGCAGGAAATCGAAGACGTCATCGGCATCGATGCGACGGATGCCATCCTCGCCAGCGCCAAGACCGGCCAGGGGGTGGAAGACATCATCGAAGCGGTGATCGCCCGCATGCCGCCGCCCCAGGGGGATCCGGCAGCGTCATTGAAAGCGCTGATCATCGATTCCTGGTTCGACAGCTATGTCGGCGTGGTGATGCTGGTGCGCGTGGTCGATGGCATGCTGCGTCCCAAGGACAGGATCCGCCTGATGGCCGGCGGCAGCACGCACCTGTGCGAACAGGTCGGCGTATTCACGCCCAAGTCGCAGGCGCGCGAGCAGTTGTCGGCCGGGGAAGTGGGCTTCGTCATCGCCGGCATCAAGGACATCAAGGTGGCCAAGGTCGGCGACACCATCACCCGCGTCGATCTGCCGGCCGCCGAACCGCTGGCTGGCTTCAAGGAAATCAAGTCGCAGGTCTTCGCCGGCCTGTATCCGGTCGAGCCGAATGAATACGACAGCCTGCGCGATTCGCTGGAAAAGCTGAAGCTCAACGATGCCTCGCTGAACTACGAGCCGGAAGTCTCGCAGGCGCTGGGTTTCGGGTTTCGCTGCGGTTTCCTCGGCTTGCTGCACATGGACATCATCCAGGAGCGGCTGGAACGCGAGTTCGATCAGAATCTGATCACCACCGCGCCGACCGTGGTGTATCAGGTGATTCTGCGCGACGGCACGGAGCTGTTCGTCGAGAATCCCTCCAAGCTGCCGGACGTCGGCAAGATTGCCGAGACGCGCGAGCCCATCATCACTGCCACCATCTTCGTGCCCGAGGAATATCTCGGCGCGGTGATCACCCTGTGCGAACAGAAGCGCGGCAGCCAGGTGAATCTGCAATACCGTGGCCGCCAGGTGCAACTGACCTATGAAATGCCGATGGCCGAAGTGGTGATGGACTTCTTCGATCGCCTGAAGTCGGTCTCGCGCGGCTATGCCTCGCTGGATTATGAATTCAAGGAATATCGCGCCGCCGACGTGGTCAAGCTGGACGTGCTGATCAACGGCGACAAGGTCGATGCTCTGTCGGCCATCGTCCATCGCCTGAATGCGCAGTCACGCGGCCGCGCCCTGGCGGCCAAGATGCGCGAACTGATCCCGCGCCAGATGTATGACGTGGCGATCCAGGCGGCGATCGGCGCCAACATCGTGGCGCGCGAAACCATCAAGGCGCTGCGCAAGAACGTGCTCGCCAAGTGCTATGGCGGCGACATCACGCGCAAGAAGAAACTGCTGGAAAAACAGAAAGCCGGCAAGAAGCGCATGAAGCAGGTCGGCAGCGTCGAAATCCCGCAGGAAGCCTTTCTCGCCGTGCTGCGTGTCAATGACAAGTGA
- the lepB gene encoding signal peptidase I gives MNFALILFVLVIVTGIIWCLDHFWLKKRRPADARDPWWVEYGASFFPVILVVFCLRSFVAEPFKIPSGSMIPTLHVGDFILVNKYAYGVRLPVINKKIIEVGSPQRGDVMVFRYPENPSLDYIKRVVGLPGDRIAYLNKRLSINGVEVPVRPLDDFLDKDRLTYVPRYAETLGNVEHQILVEPESPEAPAFIRQVAPFPFRENCLYNAEGVVCEVPAGHYFMMGDNRDNSRDSRFWGFVPDENIVGRAFFIWFNFNDLQRIGAFH, from the coding sequence ATGAATTTCGCTCTCATCCTCTTCGTTCTGGTCATCGTTACCGGCATCATCTGGTGCCTGGATCACTTCTGGCTGAAGAAACGCCGTCCGGCCGATGCCAGGGATCCCTGGTGGGTGGAATATGGCGCCAGCTTCTTCCCGGTGATCCTGGTGGTCTTCTGTCTACGCTCCTTTGTCGCCGAGCCGTTCAAGATTCCCTCGGGGTCGATGATTCCGACGCTGCACGTCGGCGATTTCATCCTCGTCAACAAATACGCCTATGGCGTGCGCCTGCCGGTCATCAACAAGAAAATCATCGAAGTCGGCTCACCCCAGCGTGGCGACGTGATGGTGTTCCGCTATCCGGAGAACCCCTCGCTCGACTACATCAAGCGCGTGGTGGGCCTGCCGGGCGACAGGATCGCTTATCTCAACAAGCGCCTCAGCATCAATGGCGTCGAAGTGCCGGTCAGGCCGCTCGATGATTTCCTCGACAAGGATCGGCTGACCTACGTCCCGCGCTATGCCGAAACGCTGGGGAATGTCGAGCACCAGATCCTGGTCGAGCCGGAGAGCCCAGAGGCGCCGGCCTTCATCCGCCAGGTGGCGCCGTTCCCGTTCCGGGAAAATTGTCTTTACAATGCCGAGGGCGTTGTCTGTGAAGTGCCGGCCGGGCATTACTTCATGATGGGAGACAACCGCGACAACTCGCGTGACAGCCGTTTCTGGGGTTTCGTGCCGGATGAAAACATTGTTGGCCGGGCCTTTTTCATCTGGTTCAATTTCAACGATCTGCAGCGGATCGGTGCGTTCCACTGA
- a CDS encoding DUF4845 domain-containing protein: MRQTLYKQKGITLTGLLFVGVGLVLVAVLAMKVVPVVGEYYTTVDIVKATANDTALASAGMAQIRSAYQRRALVADVDSVGPDDLDIGKEGGRIVISFAYEKKVHLFRNVNLLFEFTGSSAE; encoded by the coding sequence ATGAGGCAGACGCTATACAAGCAAAAAGGCATTACCCTGACCGGCCTGCTGTTCGTCGGCGTGGGTTTGGTGCTCGTTGCTGTGCTGGCCATGAAGGTGGTGCCGGTCGTGGGCGAGTATTACACGACAGTGGATATCGTGAAGGCGACGGCGAATGATACTGCGCTCGCCAGCGCCGGCATGGCGCAGATACGTTCGGCCTATCAGCGTCGCGCGTTGGTCGCCGACGTCGATTCGGTGGGGCCGGATGATCTGGATATCGGCAAGGAAGGTGGCCGTATCGTCATTTCTTTCGCCTACGAGAAAAAAGTCCATCTGTTCCGCAACGTCAATTTGTTGTTCGAATTTACCGGCAGCAGTGCCGAGTGA
- the rnc gene encoding ribonuclease III — MRTERLERLERALGHTFLRRELLQQAVTHRSYGTPHNERIEFLGDSVLNCVIAARLFELFPGLREGELSRLRANLVRQETLFAIAQELTLGNYLRLGEGELKSGGFRRPSILADALEALFGAIFLEAGFEAARSVILRLYDAQFKAIDPRQAGKDPKTALQEILQGRRLALPQYVLLTTRGEAHAQEFEVECRVAELDVCVRGIGSSRRSAEQEAAQQVCRILDGR; from the coding sequence ATGCGGACCGAGCGGCTGGAGCGCCTGGAACGCGCGCTCGGACATACCTTTCTACGTCGCGAACTGCTGCAGCAGGCGGTAACTCACCGCAGTTACGGCACGCCACACAATGAGCGCATCGAGTTTCTCGGCGACAGCGTGCTCAACTGCGTGATTGCCGCGCGCCTCTTCGAACTCTTTCCAGGCTTGCGTGAAGGTGAACTGTCGCGTCTGCGGGCGAATCTGGTGCGCCAGGAAACCCTGTTCGCGATCGCTCAGGAGCTCACGCTGGGCAACTATCTGCGGCTGGGCGAGGGCGAATTGAAGAGTGGGGGTTTTCGCCGTCCGTCGATTCTGGCCGATGCGCTCGAAGCGCTGTTTGGCGCAATTTTTCTCGAGGCCGGTTTCGAGGCGGCGCGCAGTGTGATTCTGCGTCTCTACGACGCTCAATTCAAAGCCATCGACCCGCGCCAGGCCGGCAAGGATCCGAAGACCGCGCTGCAGGAAATATTGCAGGGGCGCCGCCTCGCCTTGCCGCAATACGTGCTGCTGACGACGCGCGGCGAAGCGCATGCGCAGGAATTCGAGGTCGAATGCCGGGTGGCGGAACTGGATGTCTGCGTTCGCGGCATCGGCAGCAGCCGGCGCAGCGCCGAGCAGGAAGCCGCGCAGCAGGTCTGCCGGATACTCGACGGCAGATGA
- the era gene encoding GTPase Era: protein MTQEFRCGTLAIVGQPNVGKSTLLNQLVGQKISITSKKPQTTRHRVTGILTTDEGQFVFVDTPGFQTRHGGALNRTMNRSVTQALAEVDVILCVLEAGRCGPADRAIFKLLPVERPVLLVINKVDQLADKGKLLPFIDQIKDEFDFAEILPLSAMTGKGTDVLLRTALRYLPEQPAYFEEDEITDRSERFLASELLREKLFRSLGDELPYGMAVEIERFEQEGGLRRIFAAIIVDRPQHKAIVIGKGGEKLKAMSSDARRDMERLFGGKVYLEVWVKVKSGWADDERALKSLGYE from the coding sequence ATGACGCAAGAATTCCGCTGCGGCACGCTGGCCATCGTCGGGCAGCCCAATGTCGGCAAGTCCACGCTGCTCAATCAACTGGTCGGACAGAAGATCAGCATCACTTCCAAAAAGCCGCAGACGACGCGTCACCGGGTGACCGGCATCCTGACGACGGATGAAGGCCAGTTCGTTTTTGTCGATACGCCGGGCTTCCAGACCCGTCATGGCGGTGCGCTGAATCGCACCATGAATCGCAGCGTGACCCAGGCCCTGGCCGAAGTCGATGTCATTCTCTGCGTCCTCGAGGCCGGCCGCTGCGGCCCCGCCGACCGGGCCATTTTCAAGCTGCTGCCGGTGGAGCGGCCGGTGCTGCTGGTCATCAACAAGGTCGACCAGCTTGCCGACAAGGGCAAGCTGCTGCCCTTCATCGATCAGATCAAGGATGAGTTCGATTTCGCCGAAATCCTGCCGCTGTCGGCCATGACCGGCAAGGGAACCGACGTGCTGCTGCGCACCGCGCTGCGCTACCTGCCCGAGCAGCCGGCATACTTTGAAGAAGATGAAATCACCGATCGCAGCGAGCGCTTTCTGGCTTCCGAACTGCTGCGCGAAAAACTGTTCCGCAGCCTGGGTGACGAGTTGCCCTACGGCATGGCGGTGGAAATCGAACGCTTCGAGCAGGAAGGCGGGCTGCGTCGCATCTTTGCCGCCATCATCGTCGACCGGCCGCAACACAAGGCCATCGTCATCGGCAAGGGCGGCGAAAAGCTCAAGGCCATGTCGAGCGATGCGCGGCGCGACATGGAGCGCCTGTTCGGCGGCAAGGTCTATCTGGAAGTCTGGGTCAAGGTGAAAAGCGGCTGGGCCGACGATGAGCGTGCGCTGAAGAGCCTCGGCTACGAGTGA